In Candidatus Sysuiplasma jiujiangense, the following are encoded in one genomic region:
- the sdhB gene encoding succinate dehydrogenase iron-sulfur subunit has translation MSFRDVFIERERPPNFIDLKDGTSVRSAFRDSAAPEGTRLVEFDVRRFNPETRALDRVTFSTRVHRFSTVLDALLDIKEKQDNTLSMRYSCRMGICGSCAMVVNGKPVLACETNVMQIAGEGKLEVSPMLGHPLLKDLVTDFDDFFARHISIKPSIVRKDEHEKYTAEKEYPQSKDELSRYLPFSYCIMCGLCVDACPVVNTNPGFIGPQALAQVQRYFADSRDELGSKRLEMVDKLKDVWDCEFAGACSVACPKGVDPAFAIQLLKAEIVKNDLSGR, from the coding sequence ATGAGTTTCAGGGACGTTTTCATAGAGAGGGAGAGACCTCCGAATTTCATAGATCTGAAAGATGGCACATCCGTCCGGAGCGCTTTCCGGGATAGTGCTGCGCCTGAAGGAACCAGACTCGTCGAATTTGATGTCAGGCGTTTTAATCCGGAGACCAGGGCACTTGACAGAGTAACATTCAGTACCAGGGTGCACCGTTTTTCGACCGTTCTTGACGCACTTCTAGACATAAAGGAGAAACAGGACAACACGCTTTCCATGAGATATAGCTGCAGAATGGGGATCTGCGGCTCGTGTGCAATGGTGGTTAACGGAAAACCGGTGCTTGCATGCGAAACCAATGTAATGCAGATTGCCGGTGAGGGAAAGCTTGAAGTCTCACCGATGCTCGGCCATCCTCTCCTGAAGGATCTTGTTACTGATTTTGACGATTTTTTTGCCAGGCACATAAGCATAAAACCCAGCATCGTCAGGAAGGACGAGCATGAAAAGTACACCGCGGAAAAGGAATACCCGCAGTCCAAGGATGAACTCAGCAGATATCTCCCATTCTCATACTGCATAATGTGCGGCCTTTGCGTGGATGCGTGCCCGGTGGTCAACACCAATCCCGGATTCATAGGGCCGCAGGCACTCGCGCAGGTGCAGAGATATTTTGCAGATTCCAGGGATGAACTTGGCAGCAAGAGGCTGGAAATGGTAGATAAACTCAAGGATGTCTGGGACTGCGAATTTGCAGGCGCCTGTTCTGTGGCATGCCCCAAGGGCGTTGATCCGGCATTTGCGATACAGCTGCTGAAGGCGGAGATCGTGAAGAATGATCTCTCAGGCAGATGA
- a CDS encoding cobyric acid synthase — protein MELHSPSDLSGTSSRQSSWRGTIHMKALMVQGTSSGAGKTTVCTALCRIFADMGYSVAPFKALNISLNSCVASDGGEIASAQRVQAIAAKTEPVSEMNPVLLKPDYGGCQVIISGRYAGRIERAGSFCWKQEKAKEAIRNSIDRLSTYDIVVMEGSGSPAEINLADRDLANAYAAGIADASVMLVSDIDRGGAFASVLGTWELLDEDSRRRTFGFLFNRMRGNGRILRKGTVKIESRTGMNYLGSVPFMEELSLPEEDSLSLKDKGTGRGDIRISAIRTPFLSNYSDFAPLMFEKGISFRFANDVEDCRSSDLIIVGGSKNSSEDLQFIKREGFDSMLWDWHEDARPLFAICGGYQMLSGEIIDTGHIESKRDRTCGVGIFNAKTKMSSVKITSNVEGEILNPTGMRAETVKGYELHFGVTETRNSNRFIRIRERDGRIDGGFDGEIDGSATGTYVHGLFSNTGFFQRVLDSICESRGIEKIAVSGEIEEKAIKRISLAVKRSVSLDVILNALELRSRKR, from the coding sequence GTGGAACTGCATTCACCGTCCGATCTGTCCGGCACATCATCAAGACAGTCGTCATGGAGAGGGACAATCCATATGAAAGCGCTAATGGTTCAGGGAACATCTTCGGGCGCTGGAAAAACGACAGTTTGTACAGCCCTCTGCAGGATTTTTGCAGACATGGGATACAGCGTTGCTCCATTCAAAGCGCTTAACATAAGTCTGAATTCATGCGTTGCATCGGATGGTGGCGAGATTGCCTCGGCACAGAGAGTTCAGGCAATTGCTGCGAAAACCGAACCGGTTTCGGAAATGAATCCGGTCCTGCTCAAGCCCGATTACGGAGGATGCCAGGTAATTATCTCAGGGAGGTATGCCGGCAGAATAGAAAGGGCCGGGAGTTTCTGCTGGAAACAGGAGAAGGCAAAGGAAGCCATCAGGAATTCCATAGACAGGCTTTCGACGTACGACATTGTTGTGATGGAAGGCTCCGGTTCTCCTGCTGAAATTAATCTTGCTGACAGAGACCTGGCCAATGCTTATGCTGCAGGAATCGCGGATGCCTCTGTCATGCTTGTTTCGGATATCGACAGGGGCGGAGCATTTGCCTCAGTTCTCGGCACGTGGGAACTGCTCGATGAGGACAGCCGCAGGAGGACATTCGGCTTCCTTTTCAACCGGATGAGAGGAAACGGCCGGATACTCAGAAAGGGCACAGTAAAGATAGAAAGCAGAACTGGAATGAATTACCTCGGTTCAGTCCCGTTCATGGAAGAGCTGTCACTGCCTGAGGAGGATTCTCTTTCACTGAAGGATAAGGGCACAGGAAGAGGAGATATCAGGATCAGTGCAATAAGGACGCCGTTTCTGAGCAATTACAGCGACTTTGCGCCTCTGATGTTCGAAAAAGGCATATCATTCAGGTTCGCAAACGACGTGGAGGACTGCAGAAGTTCAGATTTGATCATAGTGGGTGGGAGTAAAAACAGCTCTGAGGATCTTCAGTTCATCAAAAGGGAAGGGTTTGATTCCATGCTTTGGGACTGGCATGAAGATGCACGCCCTCTGTTTGCAATATGCGGCGGATACCAGATGCTGTCCGGAGAGATAATTGACACCGGGCATATCGAATCGAAGCGCGACAGAACCTGTGGTGTAGGAATTTTCAACGCAAAAACCAAAATGTCGTCCGTAAAAATCACTTCAAATGTCGAGGGGGAGATCCTCAACCCAACCGGCATGCGGGCAGAAACGGTGAAGGGATACGAACTGCACTTCGGTGTAACTGAAACCCGGAACAGTAACAGATTCATCCGAATAAGGGAAAGAGACGGCAGGATTGACGGAGGCTTCGACGGCGAGATTGACGGATCGGCAACGGGAACATATGTGCACGGACTCTTTTCCAACACTGGTTTTTTTCAGCGGGTGCTCGACTCAATATGCGAATCAAGGGGTATTGAAAAGATAGCTGTCAGTGGCGAAATTGAAGAAAAGGCGATAAAACGCATATCGCTTGCGGTGAAGAGATCTGTCAGCCTCGACGTTATCTTGAATGCGCTGGAGCTCAGGAGCAGGAAGCGCTGA
- the argH gene encoding argininosuccinate lyase: MSRKELWSGRFRKQPDPRAKSFSRSPEDIKIVRHDILGSIAHAMALEKAGILSGTEKDEIVSGLRTIYQEYLKDRSDFLSGEEDVHMAVERRLTGLCRSGLKLHTGRSRNDQIATDLRLFVREASLNTCALLLDLQKALLSIAGREVSTVLPGYTHLQHAQPVYFSHLLLAHFEKLRRDFNRIVADLQRNSVSPLGAGAISGTTHGIDSGYTSSLLGFGEPFRNSIDATSDRDFVLDACYSNAVVAEHLSSIAEEIILWSTSEFSFIELSDEFSTGSSIMPHKKNPDIAEHIRGRSSHVIANLIDVMLILNSLPLGYASDLQHVKIPLFESFESVSSMLSVTAPLLLAVRSRRARMAGAAADEFSFSVEVVDSLVRAGMPFREAHEAVGRAILEAVESGSDFRTSLRRNGISAGIPEDAAESVELRSSRGASSLKSIREQITAANAAVASGKKWLNRELARKRQTEERLLGSIA; the protein is encoded by the coding sequence ATGTCAAGGAAAGAACTCTGGAGCGGAAGATTCAGAAAACAGCCTGATCCCCGGGCAAAAAGCTTCAGCCGCTCTCCCGAAGATATAAAAATAGTAAGGCATGATATTCTCGGGAGCATAGCGCACGCGATGGCGCTTGAAAAGGCGGGCATACTCTCCGGAACGGAAAAAGATGAAATTGTTTCCGGTCTCCGAACCATTTATCAGGAATATCTGAAAGACCGGTCAGACTTCCTTTCAGGTGAGGAAGATGTCCATATGGCCGTCGAGAGAAGATTGACCGGCCTCTGCCGTTCCGGCCTCAAGTTGCATACCGGGAGGAGCAGAAACGACCAGATTGCAACGGATCTGAGATTATTCGTCCGGGAGGCATCATTGAACACTTGCGCTCTTCTCCTGGATCTTCAGAAAGCACTGCTGTCCATTGCAGGGAGGGAAGTGTCAACAGTTCTACCAGGATACACGCATCTGCAGCATGCGCAGCCTGTTTATTTCTCCCATCTACTGCTTGCCCATTTCGAAAAGCTCAGGAGAGACTTCAACAGAATTGTTGCGGATCTTCAGAGAAACAGCGTGTCGCCTCTGGGTGCGGGGGCGATTTCCGGGACGACACACGGTATTGATTCCGGATATACTTCTTCCCTTCTGGGTTTCGGCGAACCGTTCAGGAACTCGATTGACGCGACTTCGGACAGAGATTTCGTTCTCGACGCCTGCTATTCCAATGCTGTTGTGGCTGAGCACCTTAGCTCGATCGCGGAGGAGATAATTCTCTGGAGCACCTCGGAGTTTTCATTCATCGAACTGTCTGACGAGTTTTCGACAGGCAGCAGCATAATGCCGCACAAGAAAAATCCTGATATTGCTGAGCACATAAGGGGGCGCTCATCGCATGTGATTGCGAATCTCATCGATGTAATGCTCATTCTCAATTCCCTCCCCCTGGGCTATGCGAGCGATCTGCAGCATGTGAAGATACCCCTTTTTGAATCGTTCGAGTCTGTGTCATCAATGTTGTCTGTAACTGCTCCGCTGCTGCTTGCTGTCAGGTCCAGGAGGGCGAGGATGGCAGGTGCAGCAGCTGACGAGTTCTCCTTTTCTGTTGAGGTTGTCGACAGCCTGGTGCGTGCAGGCATGCCCTTCCGGGAAGCGCACGAGGCAGTGGGACGTGCTATCCTCGAGGCTGTTGAGAGCGGAAGCGATTTCCGCACCTCGCTGAGGCGAAACGGAATTTCCGCCGGCATTCCTGAAGATGCGGCAGAATCGGTTGAACTGCGCAGTTCGCGGGGTGCCAGCAGCCTGAAAAGTATAAGGGAGCAGATAACCGCCGCCAATGCGGCGGTTGCCTCGGGGAAAAAATGGCTCAATCGTGAGCTTGCCAGAAAACGTCAAACCGAGGAGAGGCTTCTCGGCTCAATTGCATGA
- a CDS encoding argininosuccinate synthase: protein MAYVTSERNGQKIAVLAYSGGLDTSVAIKWIRDRYAVEVVTVSVDVGQREDLDEAASRAEQNGALRSMIVDAKDEFAQEYISHAIKANALYEGKYPLSTALARPLIASKVAAVAKKYGASYVAHGCTGKGNDQVRFELTFFALDPSLKVIAPIREWEMNREDEIEFARKNGIRLKRSQASRFSTDENLWGRSIEGGELEDPWVSPPEEIFDWTSHPEDWPDEPTTMEIEFASGLPIALNGEEMSIAELTAKLNAVAGANGIGRIDHVEDRYVGIKSRENYECPAASVLIQAHRALESLVLSKDTLLFKPIVENKFSELVYNGMWFSDLRISVCHFIDKTQQNVTGKVKVRLYKGQSTVCGTISPNSIYSHDLSTYGRKDTFNQKAAEGFIYISGLHMRGVAARELESIHVKERTLERKIQKTA from the coding sequence ATGGCATACGTGACTTCAGAGCGAAATGGACAGAAAATCGCCGTTCTTGCCTATTCCGGGGGACTTGACACAAGTGTGGCGATAAAGTGGATAAGAGACAGGTACGCCGTGGAGGTTGTGACTGTTTCTGTCGACGTAGGACAGAGGGAAGATCTCGACGAGGCTGCATCGAGGGCGGAACAAAATGGCGCTCTTCGTTCCATGATTGTGGATGCGAAGGACGAATTCGCTCAGGAATACATCTCCCACGCAATTAAGGCGAATGCACTCTATGAGGGGAAATACCCACTTTCGACCGCTCTGGCCAGGCCGCTTATTGCATCAAAGGTTGCCGCAGTTGCAAAGAAGTACGGTGCCTCCTATGTTGCCCATGGCTGTACGGGCAAAGGCAATGACCAGGTACGGTTCGAGCTGACATTTTTCGCCCTTGACCCGTCCTTGAAGGTCATTGCACCAATAAGGGAATGGGAGATGAACAGGGAGGATGAAATCGAATTTGCCAGAAAAAATGGCATCAGGCTGAAAAGATCGCAGGCTTCGAGGTTCAGCACCGATGAAAATCTCTGGGGAAGAAGCATCGAGGGGGGCGAACTTGAGGACCCATGGGTATCCCCGCCGGAGGAGATATTCGACTGGACATCACACCCGGAGGACTGGCCGGACGAGCCGACAACTATGGAAATCGAATTTGCTTCCGGTCTCCCGATCGCCCTCAACGGGGAAGAGATGAGCATCGCCGAACTTACAGCGAAACTCAATGCTGTAGCGGGGGCAAACGGCATAGGCCGTATAGACCATGTCGAGGACAGGTATGTGGGAATAAAGTCAAGGGAAAACTATGAATGTCCTGCCGCCTCTGTTTTAATTCAGGCACACAGGGCGCTGGAGAGCCTTGTCCTTTCGAAGGATACACTTCTCTTCAAGCCCATTGTGGAAAATAAGTTTTCAGAACTTGTATACAACGGCATGTGGTTCAGCGACCTCAGGATATCGGTTTGTCATTTCATAGACAAAACACAGCAGAATGTCACGGGAAAGGTGAAGGTCAGACTCTACAAAGGACAGTCAACAGTATGCGGCACAATCTCTCCCAATTCAATATATTCCCACGATCTGTCAACATACGGCAGGAAGGATACGTTCAATCAGAAGGCTGCTGAAGGGTTCATCTACATATCTGGCCTGCATATGAGAGGTGTAGCGGCAAGGGAGCTTGAATCCATTCATGTCAAGGAAAGAACTCTGGAGCGGAAGATTCAGAAAACAGCCTGA
- a CDS encoding ACT domain-containing protein: MQEKSSAEITREYISEHPSVIDCLSYDIVNFSALARKIMNETGAKNEEAVMVACRRYQMELQGKKAKENAIIATVRNSRVMTKSKVSIISARNEPRTLQALQRIQGNTLLRSNSILTVQQGSRVLTIILGEEMMDETLAILDSDLVVSTRNRLSEITIQSPESIVETPGVLVRFSSALAEVGINCLEVVSCSTETTFVVPEEDMVRAYNVLSRLVS, translated from the coding sequence TTGCAAGAGAAGTCATCCGCAGAAATAACAAGGGAATATATCAGCGAGCATCCGAGCGTCATAGACTGCCTGTCATATGATATTGTGAATTTCTCCGCACTTGCCAGGAAAATAATGAACGAAACAGGTGCGAAAAATGAAGAAGCTGTGATGGTTGCCTGCCGGAGATATCAGATGGAACTCCAGGGAAAGAAAGCGAAGGAAAATGCGATAATAGCAACTGTGAGGAACAGCAGGGTAATGACCAAATCGAAAGTATCCATAATCAGCGCAAGAAACGAACCCAGGACACTTCAGGCTCTTCAGAGAATTCAGGGAAACACCCTTCTGAGAAGCAACAGCATACTGACTGTTCAGCAGGGAAGCAGGGTGCTTACGATTATACTCGGCGAAGAAATGATGGACGAAACACTTGCCATACTCGATTCCGACCTCGTTGTCAGTACCAGAAACAGGCTCAGTGAAATTACCATACAGAGCCCTGAGTCGATTGTTGAAACACCCGGTGTTCTGGTCAGGTTTTCCTCCGCGCTCGCAGAAGTCGGAATAAACTGTCTTGAGGTCGTCAGCTGCAGCACCGAAACCACGTTTGTTGTTCCCGAAGAGGATATGGTCAGGGCATATAATGTGCTGAGCCGCCTGGTAAGCTGA
- a CDS encoding acetylornithine/succinylornithine family transaminase yields the protein MAQKYKVESSDRAVQNQDSLLRVYRRKGISFTNGKGSRVWDSTGREYIDFVGGIAVNVLGHSNHKLVSAICNQASSIIHTSNLYEIGNQSLLSSMIAGFFSSRKMKVFFSNSGAEANEAALKFAVKATGRKKFVSASNSFHGRTAMALSVTGQPKYWKGFEPLIYGNVEFFDYGSAESLKEHLDDDVAAVILEPIQGEGGVVVPPAGFLTRVSQLVHDNGSLLIMDEIQTGIGRTGRMFAHTWEQACRPDIVTLAKGLAGGVPIGATIVSDEVAARISEGDHGSTFGGNPLATAAGIATLEIIDSPGFLEGVVSRGAYLREKLDASLRNFDKLVEIRGKGLMVGMEFSGDFARKFADYAFERNMLVNVAHDTVVRLLPPLIITEEEIDTLAAAVKSFCSTAR from the coding sequence TTGGCACAGAAATACAAAGTTGAATCATCGGACAGGGCAGTGCAAAACCAGGACAGCCTTCTGCGTGTATACAGAAGGAAGGGCATATCATTCACGAATGGCAAGGGAAGCAGGGTCTGGGACTCCACCGGCAGGGAATACATTGACTTTGTCGGCGGAATAGCTGTAAATGTGCTTGGTCACTCCAATCACAAGCTCGTTTCTGCGATATGCAATCAGGCAAGCAGCATAATTCACACGTCCAACCTCTACGAGATAGGCAATCAGTCACTGCTTTCGTCCATGATCGCAGGTTTCTTCAGCAGCCGGAAAATGAAAGTATTTTTCAGCAACAGCGGTGCGGAAGCCAATGAGGCAGCACTCAAGTTCGCTGTCAAGGCGACGGGCAGGAAAAAATTCGTCTCAGCTTCCAACTCGTTCCATGGCCGGACAGCCATGGCCCTTTCTGTGACAGGCCAGCCGAAATACTGGAAAGGTTTTGAACCGCTGATTTATGGAAACGTTGAATTTTTCGATTACGGTTCTGCCGAATCGCTCAAGGAACACCTTGACGATGATGTTGCTGCGGTTATACTCGAACCGATTCAGGGAGAAGGTGGCGTCGTTGTTCCGCCTGCCGGTTTCCTGACTCGTGTTTCACAGCTTGTTCATGATAACGGCTCACTCCTCATTATGGATGAGATACAGACGGGCATTGGAAGGACAGGCAGGATGTTTGCGCATACCTGGGAGCAGGCATGCAGGCCGGATATCGTTACGCTTGCGAAGGGTCTTGCAGGCGGCGTCCCCATCGGAGCAACCATTGTAAGCGACGAAGTGGCCGCCCGTATAAGTGAGGGCGACCATGGTTCGACATTCGGTGGCAATCCCCTTGCAACGGCTGCAGGCATTGCGACACTCGAAATAATAGATTCCCCCGGATTCCTGGAAGGAGTAGTGTCCAGGGGTGCGTATCTCAGGGAAAAGCTCGATGCGTCATTGAGGAATTTTGACAAACTGGTGGAAATAAGGGGAAAGGGACTGATGGTCGGAATGGAATTCAGCGGTGATTTCGCAAGGAAGTTCGCAGACTATGCATTCGAAAGGAACATGCTTGTTAATGTGGCGCATGACACAGTTGTCAGGCTTCTTCCCCCTCTGATTATAACGGAGGAGGAAATAGACACGCTGGCAGCGGCGGTAAAGTCGTTTTGTTCCACTGCCAGGTGA
- the argB gene encoding acetylglutamate kinase, which yields MTMSGSTLHTQHETSLLTVIKAGGSILQGGDGAAALAEVVETAKKGGHDVILVNGGGTEIDRLCSRLSVDTRKYRGLRITTGEVLDIVQMALSKKSNEIAITLLAHGINAVPLPAFASSIVKCRKKPDPEGVDLGFVGEVENVDTTLLLSLVRGGAVPVIYPVAADSSSNLYNINADELASEVASAVGAGSLVLATDVGGVIVDSVVQNVINAGSINLLESSGKLQGGMIPKLKAARNALNSGVRKVAIVDGRNPANLINFYREGVIIGTEIQS from the coding sequence ATGACTATGTCAGGATCAACTCTGCATACTCAACATGAAACCAGTCTCCTCACTGTAATCAAGGCAGGAGGAAGCATACTGCAGGGCGGAGACGGCGCCGCAGCACTGGCAGAAGTCGTCGAGACGGCAAAAAAGGGAGGGCACGATGTCATTCTGGTCAACGGAGGCGGCACTGAAATTGATCGGCTGTGTTCCCGCCTTTCTGTCGATACCAGGAAGTACAGAGGGCTGAGGATCACAACCGGGGAGGTTCTCGACATTGTTCAGATGGCTCTGTCAAAAAAGTCGAACGAAATTGCGATTACGCTCCTTGCCCATGGCATCAATGCAGTACCGCTGCCAGCATTTGCATCGTCCATTGTGAAATGCAGAAAGAAACCTGACCCTGAAGGTGTTGATTTGGGATTTGTCGGCGAAGTGGAAAACGTTGATACTACTCTTCTGCTCTCCCTCGTGCGTGGAGGGGCTGTTCCCGTTATCTATCCCGTGGCCGCGGACAGTTCATCCAATTTATACAACATAAACGCAGACGAACTCGCTTCCGAAGTGGCGTCGGCCGTCGGCGCCGGATCACTGGTACTCGCAACAGACGTGGGCGGCGTTATCGTGGATTCTGTAGTGCAGAACGTCATTAATGCCGGAAGCATAAATCTGTTGGAGAGTTCCGGAAAGCTTCAGGGCGGGATGATTCCGAAACTCAAGGCGGCAAGAAATGCGCTGAACTCAGGTGTCCGGAAGGTTGCGATAGTGGACGGCAGAAATCCTGCTAATCTCATCAATTTTTACAGGGAGGGTGTGATAATTGGCACAGAAATACAAAGTTGA
- the argJ gene encoding bifunctional glutamate N-acetyltransferase/amino-acid acetyltransferase ArgJ — translation MRVIQGGVTAPSGFSAASGRAGLRKSGKADVAIIVSDTVCNAAGVFTSNSLKAAPVIVTSEKLKLSRGKLRGVVVNSGNANALTGEAGIRDARSMCAYTSKLLGLDESSIVVCSTGIIGRKLPMMKIYRGIRSASGAISKSLSAGSRAAEAILTTDKSKKEFAVEQTLTDGRRIRIGGMTKGSGMIAPNMKALHATTLTFITTDAPVTEAYLRHCLERTVDETFNMVSIDGDQSTNDTVLLMANGAAGGPPVRRDRFFEEALQKVMFELAKMVAQDGEGATHLLVVEVINAASHPDARLAAKAVVSSSLFKCAVFGSDPNVGRIASAIGNSGCTADFSRLNVWIGSKRRCRIISGGIVGANSERAAEAMKEREVNILIDLGAGKESAIAMGCDLSYDYVRINSAYST, via the coding sequence TTGAGAGTAATTCAGGGCGGTGTTACAGCACCATCTGGTTTTTCCGCCGCTTCAGGTAGGGCAGGTCTGAGAAAATCGGGAAAGGCAGATGTAGCCATCATCGTATCCGACACTGTCTGCAATGCGGCCGGAGTATTTACTTCAAACTCGCTGAAGGCCGCTCCCGTGATAGTGACTTCCGAGAAACTGAAACTTTCGCGGGGAAAATTGAGGGGGGTTGTGGTTAACAGCGGAAATGCGAATGCGCTTACGGGTGAAGCTGGTATCAGGGATGCCAGGAGCATGTGCGCTTACACGTCCAAACTGCTGGGTCTGGATGAGAGCAGTATTGTTGTATGTTCCACGGGTATAATAGGCAGAAAACTCCCGATGATGAAAATATACAGGGGCATCAGGTCTGCATCCGGCGCAATCTCCAAATCACTAAGTGCCGGAAGCAGAGCAGCCGAAGCAATTCTGACAACGGACAAGTCAAAGAAGGAGTTTGCGGTGGAACAGACACTCACGGATGGGCGACGAATCAGGATAGGCGGAATGACAAAGGGCTCCGGCATGATTGCACCGAATATGAAGGCGCTTCATGCAACAACCCTGACATTCATCACGACGGATGCACCCGTGACGGAAGCCTATCTCCGGCACTGTCTGGAAAGGACGGTCGACGAGACCTTCAATATGGTATCTATAGACGGTGACCAGAGCACAAATGACACGGTGCTGCTGATGGCGAACGGGGCCGCCGGAGGCCCACCTGTCCGCCGGGACAGATTTTTTGAGGAGGCACTGCAGAAAGTCATGTTTGAACTGGCAAAAATGGTAGCGCAGGATGGCGAGGGAGCAACCCATCTGCTCGTGGTCGAGGTAATCAACGCTGCAAGCCATCCCGATGCAAGACTTGCCGCGAAAGCTGTTGTGTCGTCCAGCCTGTTTAAATGTGCGGTCTTCGGCAGCGATCCGAATGTGGGAAGAATAGCCTCCGCAATAGGGAACTCAGGATGCACTGCGGATTTCTCACGTCTTAACGTGTGGATTGGCAGCAAACGACGATGCAGGATAATTTCGGGTGGAATTGTAGGGGCAAATTCAGAAAGGGCGGCAGAGGCGATGAAAGAAAGGGAAGTAAATATCTTGATAGATCTGGGAGCCGGGAAGGAAAGTGCGATTGCAATGGGATGTGACCTCAGCTATGACTATGTCAGGATCAACTCTGCATACTCAACATGA
- the argC gene encoding N-acetyl-gamma-glutamyl-phosphate reductase, protein MSDEKKAGIIGAGGYAGYELLRIMDGHPGFEIAYAQSDSMAGRKLSAVYPWMKHDGVVVSGKSDFRSVSDCDIVFISLPAGESMKIVPQLIDSGLRIVDLGPDYRLHDTSSFERYYGMKHMDQKNLENSVYGLTEAMSRRISEASLVANPGCYSTAALIALLPVADMIGGDVVIDAKSGTSGAGKEPTFPTHHPDIAENIRPYNVNNHRHIAEINEMLSVYGKCLSPVFVPHLIPIVRGIEETIYLFDTSASSVTEKLSSYYRDSKFVHIGSNCSLNMVNSSNHCMIEIIEAGMNTILMVFIDNLVKGASGQAVQNANIMMSFPEDAGLKFGPSGVGR, encoded by the coding sequence ATGTCTGATGAGAAGAAGGCGGGAATAATCGGCGCAGGCGGGTACGCAGGCTATGAGCTCCTCCGTATAATGGACGGTCATCCAGGTTTTGAAATCGCTTATGCCCAGTCCGACAGTATGGCGGGGAGGAAACTCTCAGCGGTCTACCCATGGATGAAGCATGATGGTGTTGTGGTTTCCGGAAAAAGTGATTTCAGATCCGTATCGGACTGTGATATCGTATTTATAAGTCTTCCCGCAGGTGAAAGCATGAAGATAGTCCCGCAACTCATTGATTCAGGACTTAGGATTGTGGATCTTGGCCCAGACTACCGCCTTCACGATACATCGTCCTTTGAACGGTATTACGGAATGAAGCACATGGATCAGAAGAATCTTGAGAATAGTGTTTATGGACTGACAGAAGCAATGAGCAGAAGGATAAGCGAGGCATCCCTGGTTGCCAACCCCGGATGTTATTCCACTGCAGCCCTGATTGCACTGTTGCCTGTGGCCGACATGATAGGCGGTGATGTGGTCATAGATGCAAAGAGCGGAACTTCAGGGGCCGGAAAGGAACCTACATTCCCGACACATCATCCGGATATCGCAGAGAACATAAGACCGTACAATGTGAACAATCACAGGCACATCGCAGAAATTAACGAAATGCTGTCCGTTTACGGAAAGTGCCTCTCACCGGTTTTTGTTCCTCACCTGATTCCGATTGTTCGGGGAATTGAAGAAACGATATATCTCTTCGATACGAGTGCATCTTCAGTCACAGAAAAGCTCTCTTCATACTACAGAGATTCAAAATTTGTGCATATTGGCAGCAACTGCAGCCTGAACATGGTAAATTCGTCGAATCACTGTATGATTGAGATAATCGAGGCAGGCATGAATACGATATTGATGGTGTTTATCGACAATCTGGTAAAGGGTGCGAGCGGTCAGGCAGTTCAGAATGCAAACATAATGATGTCTTTTCCTGAAGACGCAGGACTCAAATTCGGCCCCTCCGGGGTGGGTAGGTAA
- a CDS encoding EVE domain-containing protein, producing the protein MSKWLFKEEPEHYSFEMLQSDRSTLWDGVRNNLALKNLKMVKRGEKIIYYHTGQIRAAVGIAAADTDSFNDSDGFPVVKIRAEQRFRRPVTLSDIRATGKFDNTPLVRLPRLSVMEVEDSLWEYIMGAGL; encoded by the coding sequence ATGTCAAAATGGCTTTTCAAGGAGGAACCTGAACACTACAGTTTCGAAATGCTGCAAAGTGATCGGTCGACGTTGTGGGATGGTGTGAGAAATAATCTTGCATTGAAAAATCTGAAGATGGTGAAGAGGGGAGAAAAAATAATTTATTACCACACTGGTCAGATCAGGGCAGCTGTGGGTATTGCAGCAGCGGACACAGATTCTTTTAATGATTCCGATGGCTTTCCTGTGGTGAAGATAAGGGCAGAACAGAGATTCAGAAGACCCGTAACACTCTCGGATATCCGGGCGACCGGAAAATTCGACAATACCCCGCTCGTCAGGCTGCCCAGGCTCTCGGTAATGGAAGTTGAGGATAGCCTTTGGGAATATATAATGGGCGCCGGTTTGTGA